From Novipirellula galeiformis, the proteins below share one genomic window:
- a CDS encoding MBL fold metallo-hydrolase translates to MVENLPVLTHVHDGLTIEGYSRAAVQTYWRVNELKVLFDCGGQPWDFMGTPTMFISHAHLDHIAALPAYVSRRRMMKMDPPVIYLPDSAVDTTWDMLQMFRRLDRGAMPCELIGLLPGDETSISREYIVTSLPTRHTIDSLGFVIHQRRHKLKPEFQGLQGDKIRDLKLAGTEITEETRVPVFAYTGDTSPPGLDNNPVFYEAKTLVSELTFVAPEHRKEKIHKHGHMHIDDYRQRADRFQNELIIASHLSTRYNDTQVKRLVQKALPDAIGGRLKLWL, encoded by the coding sequence ATGGTTGAAAACCTTCCCGTTCTAACTCACGTTCACGATGGGCTAACCATCGAAGGCTATTCTCGCGCGGCCGTGCAAACCTATTGGCGTGTGAACGAACTAAAGGTGCTGTTTGATTGTGGCGGGCAACCATGGGATTTCATGGGAACCCCCACCATGTTTATCTCGCACGCCCACCTGGACCACATCGCGGCATTGCCGGCTTACGTTTCTCGCCGACGCATGATGAAGATGGACCCACCGGTGATCTACCTTCCCGATTCTGCGGTCGATACGACTTGGGACATGCTGCAAATGTTTCGGCGACTTGACCGAGGCGCGATGCCATGTGAATTGATCGGCTTGTTGCCAGGTGACGAAACTTCGATCAGCCGCGAGTATATCGTGACATCGCTACCGACCCGCCATACGATTGATTCACTTGGCTTTGTCATTCATCAACGCCGTCACAAATTGAAGCCCGAGTTCCAAGGTCTCCAGGGCGACAAGATCCGAGACCTCAAACTTGCCGGGACCGAGATCACCGAAGAAACTCGCGTCCCGGTGTTTGCGTACACCGGCGACACCTCGCCTCCGGGACTCGACAACAATCCTGTCTTTTACGAAGCCAAGACTCTGGTCAGCGAATTGACCTTCGTCGCCCCCGAACACCGCAAGGAAAAGATCCACAAGCACGGGCATATGCATATCGACGATTACCGACAACGCGCCGATCGGTTTCAAAACGAACTGATCATCGCGTCGCACCTCAGCACGCGTTACAACGACACACAGGTCAAACGGCTTGTGCAAAAGGCGCTTCCTGATGCCATCGGTGGCCGGCTAAAACTGTGGCTCTAA
- a CDS encoding segregation and condensation protein A: MNFRVELPAYRGPLDLLLYLVRRQEVALPEMSLAKIVDQYLGYMDILQELDLGEVGDFLDLASTLVEMKSLAVLPKIVEEAEEEEILDPQSELIERLLQYKEIRDAASILDEMGQRWQQRYERMSDDLPSRRVDLGDQPIIDLEIWDLVSAFGRIMREAAGPPPTEVVYDDTPIHVYMQRIHDRLKLDEQVPLMDLVTGGIHKSSLIGWFLATLELTRHHGAAVEQREHGDIYVVRTAHYSDSLNVNEVDNYGAKAIEASNMPIRMR; the protein is encoded by the coding sequence ATGAATTTCCGTGTCGAATTGCCAGCATACCGAGGGCCTCTCGACCTGTTGCTCTATTTGGTTCGCCGCCAAGAGGTGGCGTTACCCGAGATGTCGCTCGCCAAAATTGTCGACCAATACCTCGGCTACATGGACATCTTGCAGGAATTGGACCTGGGCGAAGTGGGCGATTTCCTCGATTTGGCCTCCACGCTGGTGGAGATGAAGAGCCTCGCGGTCCTTCCCAAAATTGTCGAAGAAGCCGAGGAAGAAGAGATCCTCGACCCCCAATCCGAATTAATCGAGCGATTGCTTCAGTACAAAGAGATTCGCGATGCCGCCTCGATTCTCGATGAAATGGGGCAACGTTGGCAGCAGCGTTATGAACGGATGTCCGACGACCTTCCCAGCCGCAGGGTCGATTTAGGCGACCAACCGATCATCGATCTCGAAATCTGGGATTTGGTTAGTGCGTTCGGGCGAATCATGCGTGAAGCCGCCGGTCCGCCTCCCACCGAAGTCGTCTACGACGACACCCCGATTCACGTTTATATGCAACGGATTCACGATCGTTTGAAATTAGACGAACAAGTTCCGTTGATGGACTTGGTCACCGGCGGCATCCACAAGTCGTCCTTAATCGGTTGGTTCCTCGCCACACTCGAATTGACCCGACACCATGGGGCGGCGGTGGAACAGCGTGAGCATGGCGACATCTATGTGGTACGAACCGCACACTATTCAGACAGTTTGAATGTCAACGAAGTGGACAACTACGGTGCCAAAGCGATTGAAGCGAGCAACATGCCAATCCGCATGCGTTAA
- a CDS encoding tetratricopeptide repeat protein — MRLHLLRLTVICTGIALGVGCRTYAPIAVWTPPGLQSTVGKRVAVSQVVGPAEIAKQVQQKLIASAPHDQGREFELVDSETLQPKSPIRLVAATEDQSSDVALASVARREGYDYILRGEVLSERTHGVRPTDPDLLAISWRLTAIDAHQASAGTPVVVERSTAIERYPELALLSDPDEQLVAAAVRETHRLFSPSLAHQRVSLAVPLLTPGRADVRRGNAAAKQGDWQQATTYWTRAAEQHPMQAAATHNLALAAAASQDFSLAKQLARKAVRQYPLPMYQQTLVWIEQTQRQYHEAFNLPDPPEGWFLTRS, encoded by the coding sequence ATGAGACTTCATCTGCTTCGTCTGACCGTCATTTGCACAGGGATCGCCCTTGGCGTCGGCTGTCGTACGTACGCTCCGATCGCTGTTTGGACGCCTCCGGGGCTACAATCGACGGTGGGCAAGCGAGTGGCGGTTTCCCAGGTGGTCGGACCTGCCGAGATCGCAAAGCAAGTTCAACAAAAATTGATCGCATCGGCTCCTCATGATCAGGGCCGCGAGTTCGAGCTCGTTGATTCCGAAACGTTGCAACCCAAGTCTCCGATTCGTTTGGTCGCCGCCACCGAGGACCAGTCCAGTGACGTGGCGCTCGCCTCGGTCGCCCGACGCGAGGGCTACGACTACATTTTGCGTGGGGAGGTTCTCTCCGAACGAACGCATGGAGTGCGACCAACTGATCCCGATCTCTTGGCGATCTCTTGGCGATTGACGGCGATCGATGCTCATCAGGCTTCGGCCGGAACACCGGTGGTCGTGGAGCGATCGACTGCGATCGAGCGATATCCTGAGCTCGCGCTCCTCTCAGACCCCGATGAGCAATTGGTTGCCGCTGCGGTGCGAGAAACGCATCGCTTGTTTTCGCCGTCACTTGCGCACCAGAGGGTCTCGTTGGCGGTCCCCTTGCTGACGCCCGGTCGAGCCGATGTGCGGCGTGGCAACGCGGCAGCGAAGCAAGGTGATTGGCAACAAGCGACGACGTACTGGACCAGGGCCGCCGAGCAGCACCCGATGCAGGCTGCGGCAACGCATAACTTGGCGTTGGCTGCCGCAGCTTCGCAGGACTTCTCGCTGGCGAAGCAGTTGGCCAGAAAGGCGGTACGGCAATACCCGCTGCCGATGTACCAGCAGACATTGGTCTGGATTGAACAAACCCAGCGGCAATATCACGAGGCCTTCAATCTACCGGATCCACCCGAAGGTTGGTTCCTGACCCGTTCGTAG
- the ilvC gene encoding ketol-acid reductoisomerase, with protein MAATIYYENDADLSHLKGKTVAILGYGSQGHAQAQNLRDSGCNVIIGQRPGSANYDLAVSHGFEPMSIEDATKAADVINILLPDEVQGDIYRDSIEPNLKPGNVLMCSHGFNIHFGQIQPPKGIDTLLVAPKGPGHLVRSEYVKGGGVPCLIALGEGASEATKQIGLAYAKGIGGTRGGVIETSFAEETETDLFGEQVVLCGGVSELVKAGFETLVEAGYQPEMAYFECMHELKLIVDLLYEGGLSYMRYSISNTAEYGDYVSGPRIITPETKAEMKRVLNEIQCGEFARKWISENRAGAPFFKATRRREREHGVEQVGRGLRRMMTWIDEKEV; from the coding sequence ATGGCTGCTACGATTTACTACGAAAATGATGCCGATTTGTCTCACCTGAAGGGCAAAACGGTTGCAATCCTTGGCTACGGTTCGCAAGGCCACGCGCAAGCTCAGAACCTTCGCGACAGCGGATGCAACGTCATCATTGGACAACGTCCTGGTTCGGCTAACTACGACTTGGCTGTTTCGCACGGCTTCGAGCCAATGTCGATTGAAGACGCAACCAAGGCAGCAGATGTCATCAACATCCTTCTTCCCGATGAAGTTCAAGGCGACATTTATCGCGACTCCATCGAGCCCAACTTGAAGCCGGGCAACGTGTTGATGTGCTCGCACGGTTTCAACATCCACTTTGGCCAGATCCAGCCACCCAAGGGAATCGATACCTTGCTCGTCGCTCCTAAGGGCCCTGGGCACTTGGTCCGCAGCGAATATGTAAAAGGGGGCGGTGTCCCTTGTTTGATCGCCTTGGGCGAAGGCGCCTCCGAAGCGACCAAGCAGATTGGTTTGGCGTACGCCAAGGGAATCGGCGGAACGCGCGGCGGAGTGATCGAGACTTCGTTCGCGGAAGAAACCGAAACCGATCTGTTCGGCGAGCAGGTGGTACTTTGCGGCGGCGTGAGCGAGCTTGTCAAAGCCGGTTTTGAAACGTTGGTCGAAGCGGGTTACCAACCTGAGATGGCCTACTTCGAGTGCATGCACGAATTGAAGTTGATCGTCGATTTGTTGTACGAAGGTGGTTTGAGCTACATGCGTTACAGCATTAGTAACACCGCAGAGTATGGCGATTACGTCAGCGGTCCTCGTATCATTACGCCGGAAACCAAGGCCGAAATGAAGCGAGTTTTGAATGAAATCCAATGTGGTGAATTCGCTCGCAAATGGATCTCCGAAAACCGTGCCGGTGCACCGTTCTTCAAAGCAACCCGTCGTCGCGAACGCGAACATGGTGTTGAACAAGTCGGCCGCGGTCTTCGCCGCATGATGACTTGGATCGACGAAAAGGAAGTTTGA
- a CDS encoding DUF4254 domain-containing protein, translated as MAASDHLSTPNVAKLTQMQIDAVRRWHAEPVDNRFTGLEGLVCQQHAMNFCLWHEEDKARNPAATDVEIAGVKRAIDGLNQRRNDLIEDVDDAISELIRASGITVASDAAINTETPGSVIDRLSIMSLRIFHYGEQCDRMDVEEEHRKKVLQRLAVCKTQHADLSFSLQQLFDDLFAGRKRHQTYRQLKMYNDASLNPAIYNASRQS; from the coding sequence ATGGCGGCGTCAGATCACTTGTCAACGCCGAACGTTGCCAAGCTGACGCAGATGCAGATCGATGCGGTTCGGCGCTGGCATGCCGAACCGGTCGACAATCGGTTCACGGGACTTGAAGGTCTCGTTTGTCAACAACATGCCATGAACTTCTGTTTGTGGCACGAAGAGGATAAGGCACGAAACCCCGCTGCGACCGACGTTGAGATCGCCGGGGTGAAACGGGCGATCGACGGGTTAAATCAACGGCGTAATGATTTGATCGAAGACGTCGATGACGCTATCTCCGAACTTATTCGGGCCTCTGGTATTACGGTTGCATCCGATGCCGCGATCAATACCGAAACTCCTGGCAGTGTGATCGATCGTTTGTCGATCATGTCGCTACGTATTTTCCATTACGGCGAACAATGTGATCGCATGGATGTCGAAGAGGAGCATCGGAAAAAGGTGCTCCAGCGATTGGCGGTTTGCAAAACGCAGCACGCGGATTTGTCGTTTTCGTTACAGCAATTGTTCGACGATCTGTTTGCCGGGCGAAAACGCCATCAGACGTACCGCCAGTTGAAGATGTATAACGATGCGTCGCTCAACCCAGCCATCTACAACGCATCGCGACAATCGTAG
- the leuS gene encoding leucine--tRNA ligase, which translates to MPRYNPAEIEPRWQAYWEQNRTFATPEHPTGKKRYVLDMFPYPSGDGLHVGHPEGYTATDIISRFARLRGESVLHPMGFDAFGLPAEEHAIKTGEHPRLQTQKNIDNFTRQLKMLGFSYDWDRVLATTDEDYFRWTQWIFLVLYDTWFDSEAQKGRPIAELPIPVEVEAQGEVAIAAYRDSQRLAYQDDALVNWCQELGTVLANEEVIDGKSDRGGYPVKRIPLRQWMLRITAYAERLAAGLDDLDWPTGIKKLQTDWIGRSTGAEVDFYVGQADQFEAWKAARTKNAFPAESGDDALRVYTTRPDTLFGATYMVVSPEHPLVDRLTTPAQSEAVHAYREKASFKSDRERTEGDKVKTGVFTGSTAINPVNGESIPIWVADYVLAGYGTGAIMAVPAHDERDFEFAQQFDLKVIPVVDPDADDPNRDAILAGKACFAAQGTAINSAQFNGQTTQEVKTAVTTWLSETGQGSEAVNFKLRDWLFSRQRFWGEPFPILHEVDENGDATGIKRAVDTSELPVRLPDLKDYKPHGRPEPPLAKADEDWLYVTIDGKRYRRETNTMPQWAGSCWYYLRYIDPKNDHAMIDPEKEKQWMPVDLYVGGAEHAVLHLLYSRFWHKVLYDRGHVSTPEPFGRLVNQGMILGSPQYHMSDEDYQAAKTDLDQKGIRGDRAEDGEKVSIILKHSDDSDLSDDETEKRKGQTFLAGTDFKVLAKADKMSKSRGNVVNPDTVVKDYGADALRLYEMFMGPLEATKPWSMDGVGGVRNFLDRVWRMIVDQDADEVALCDAITDKPCDEAQLRTLHQTIRKVTEDTEAMSFNTAIARMMEFTNFFTRSEQRPIEAMKSFLILLSPYAPHLAEELWMLLGGQGAVANATWPEWDEAALAQSSIEIPVQINGKIKSKINVSPDANKDQLIEIALGDPKVAEQLEGKTIVKQIVVPGRLVNLVVKG; encoded by the coding sequence ATGCCTCGCTATAATCCCGCCGAAATCGAACCTCGCTGGCAAGCCTATTGGGAACAAAACCGCACCTTCGCTACACCGGAGCATCCGACCGGGAAGAAAAGGTACGTTTTGGACATGTTTCCCTACCCCAGTGGCGACGGATTACACGTTGGGCATCCCGAAGGCTATACCGCGACCGATATCATTTCGCGTTTTGCGAGACTTCGAGGCGAAAGCGTGCTGCACCCGATGGGCTTTGACGCATTCGGCTTGCCCGCCGAGGAACACGCGATCAAAACAGGCGAACACCCGCGTTTGCAGACCCAAAAAAACATCGATAATTTCACGCGTCAGCTAAAGATGCTCGGCTTTAGCTACGACTGGGATCGCGTGTTGGCGACCACCGATGAAGACTACTTTCGCTGGACTCAGTGGATTTTCCTGGTCCTCTACGACACATGGTTTGACAGCGAAGCGCAAAAGGGGCGTCCGATCGCAGAATTGCCTATCCCCGTGGAGGTCGAGGCCCAAGGCGAAGTGGCGATCGCCGCCTATCGCGACTCCCAACGCTTGGCATATCAAGACGACGCGCTGGTGAATTGGTGCCAAGAACTCGGCACCGTGCTTGCCAATGAAGAGGTGATTGATGGCAAAAGCGATCGGGGTGGCTATCCGGTCAAACGCATCCCGCTGCGGCAATGGATGCTCCGCATTACCGCTTACGCGGAACGCTTGGCGGCGGGACTCGACGATCTCGATTGGCCCACCGGAATCAAAAAGCTACAAACCGATTGGATCGGACGCAGCACGGGTGCGGAAGTCGACTTTTATGTCGGCCAAGCAGACCAGTTTGAAGCCTGGAAAGCGGCGAGAACCAAGAACGCCTTTCCCGCCGAATCGGGCGACGATGCCCTACGCGTCTACACGACACGCCCCGATACGTTGTTTGGTGCCACGTATATGGTCGTTTCACCTGAACACCCATTAGTCGATCGCTTGACCACGCCTGCGCAATCCGAAGCGGTCCATGCGTATCGTGAGAAAGCCTCGTTCAAGAGCGATCGCGAACGGACCGAAGGCGACAAGGTGAAAACAGGCGTCTTCACCGGATCGACAGCGATCAATCCCGTCAATGGCGAATCGATTCCGATTTGGGTCGCGGACTACGTGCTTGCCGGTTACGGAACCGGTGCCATCATGGCGGTCCCCGCCCACGATGAACGGGACTTTGAATTTGCCCAACAATTTGATTTGAAGGTCATCCCTGTCGTGGATCCAGATGCCGACGATCCTAACCGCGATGCGATCCTGGCCGGTAAAGCCTGTTTCGCCGCGCAAGGAACCGCCATCAACAGCGCTCAGTTCAACGGCCAAACGACCCAGGAAGTCAAAACCGCTGTGACCACTTGGTTGTCGGAAACGGGGCAAGGCAGTGAAGCGGTTAACTTCAAACTTCGCGATTGGTTGTTCAGCCGCCAACGATTTTGGGGCGAACCGTTCCCAATTCTCCACGAGGTGGATGAGAACGGCGACGCGACCGGAATCAAACGAGCGGTCGATACCTCGGAACTGCCCGTGCGTTTACCCGATTTGAAAGATTACAAACCGCACGGGCGGCCCGAACCCCCATTGGCCAAAGCCGATGAGGATTGGTTGTACGTGACGATCGACGGCAAACGCTATCGCCGCGAAACCAACACGATGCCACAGTGGGCAGGTTCGTGCTGGTATTACTTGCGATACATCGATCCGAAAAACGATCACGCGATGATCGATCCGGAGAAAGAAAAGCAATGGATGCCTGTCGACCTGTATGTCGGAGGTGCCGAGCATGCGGTCCTGCACTTGTTGTACTCGCGATTTTGGCACAAGGTCCTTTACGACCGCGGACACGTTAGCACGCCGGAACCGTTTGGACGACTCGTCAATCAAGGCATGATCCTTGGTTCGCCTCAATACCACATGAGCGATGAAGACTACCAAGCGGCGAAGACGGACTTGGATCAAAAAGGGATCCGAGGCGATCGTGCCGAAGACGGAGAGAAAGTTTCGATCATCCTCAAGCATTCCGATGACTCCGATCTCAGCGATGACGAAACGGAAAAACGCAAAGGGCAAACGTTCTTGGCGGGCACCGACTTCAAAGTCCTGGCAAAAGCCGACAAAATGTCTAAAAGCCGCGGCAACGTCGTCAATCCCGATACCGTCGTGAAAGATTACGGCGCCGATGCATTGCGATTGTACGAAATGTTCATGGGACCACTCGAAGCCACCAAGCCATGGTCGATGGACGGTGTCGGCGGAGTCCGTAATTTCTTGGACCGCGTCTGGCGAATGATCGTTGATCAAGACGCCGACGAAGTGGCGTTGTGCGACGCCATCACCGACAAACCGTGTGACGAAGCACAATTGCGAACCCTCCATCAAACGATTCGCAAGGTCACCGAAGATACCGAAGCGATGAGCTTCAATACCGCAATCGCTCGCATGATGGAGTTCACAAACTTCTTCACACGATCCGAGCAGCGTCCGATCGAAGCGATGAAGTCCTTTCTGATCCTGCTGTCGCCCTACGCTCCCCACTTGGCCGAAGAGCTCTGGATGCTGCTCGGCGGTCAAGGCGCTGTCGCAAACGCAACTTGGCCCGAATGGGACGAAGCGGCGCTGGCCCAAAGCAGCATTGAGATCCCGGTTCAAATCAACGGAAAGATCAAATCCAAGATCAATGTTTCCCCCGACGCGAACAAGGATCAATTAATTGAAATTGCCTTGGGGGATCCCAAAGTGGCCGAACAGCTCGAGGGTAAAACGATCGTCAAACAGATTGTCGTCCCCGGCCGGTTGGTGAACTTGGTTGTCAAAGGATAG
- the hemW gene encoding radical SAM family heme chaperone HemW, with the protein MQTKLAPSDPNWAWPTSRSAYVHVPFCRHRCGYCNFSVIANRDELMKPFLSAIDQELASLDRPEIDTLFLGGGTPTHLPVAELDWLLKQLAVRFDLSEHSERSVEANPEDIDEEKLRVLADNGINRISLGVQSFTPEKLKLLQRSHSAAQAAAAIELAAKWIGNVSVDLIFAAPGESVSDWQADLQTALDLPINHLSTYALTFEKGTSFWNAKRLGRLEGVDEDVEVAMYTLTRQVTAQRGIHHYEISNFAKDGFRCRHNLAYWEGRGWYAAGPGAARFVEGRREVNHRSTTTYLKRIESNQSPIAESEPITQEQYARERAAFGVRMIDGIDFAKLSRETGVDLFTLCAEAIETSTRDGFIQRRGDHISLTPRGILFADSVASELLG; encoded by the coding sequence ATGCAAACCAAGCTAGCCCCTAGCGATCCAAACTGGGCGTGGCCGACTTCGCGATCGGCCTACGTCCATGTTCCGTTTTGCCGACATCGCTGCGGCTATTGCAACTTCAGTGTGATCGCCAACCGCGACGAGCTGATGAAACCATTTCTCTCCGCGATCGATCAAGAACTCGCGTCACTTGATCGCCCCGAAATCGACACCCTCTTCTTGGGCGGCGGAACTCCGACGCACCTACCTGTCGCAGAACTCGATTGGCTACTCAAGCAACTCGCCGTTCGATTTGATTTGTCGGAGCATTCCGAGCGAAGTGTGGAAGCGAACCCGGAAGACATCGATGAAGAAAAACTTCGCGTGCTTGCCGACAACGGAATCAATCGCATCAGCCTGGGCGTCCAATCGTTCACCCCTGAAAAGCTAAAGTTGTTGCAGCGAAGTCATTCGGCCGCCCAAGCCGCGGCGGCCATCGAACTTGCCGCGAAGTGGATCGGCAATGTCTCGGTTGATTTGATCTTTGCCGCCCCCGGAGAAAGCGTTTCCGATTGGCAAGCGGATTTACAAACCGCCCTCGATTTACCGATCAACCATCTTTCCACCTATGCGTTGACGTTCGAGAAGGGGACGTCGTTCTGGAACGCAAAACGCCTGGGCCGATTGGAAGGGGTGGACGAGGACGTCGAAGTCGCGATGTACACGCTGACGCGCCAAGTGACTGCTCAACGAGGGATCCATCACTACGAGATTTCAAACTTTGCCAAAGACGGTTTTCGTTGTCGCCACAACCTTGCCTACTGGGAAGGACGAGGCTGGTACGCGGCAGGCCCCGGCGCGGCAAGATTCGTCGAGGGACGTCGTGAAGTCAATCATCGCAGTACCACAACGTATCTTAAGCGAATCGAAAGCAACCAATCGCCCATCGCCGAATCCGAACCGATCACTCAAGAGCAATACGCACGCGAGCGTGCTGCCTTCGGCGTCCGCATGATCGACGGCATCGACTTTGCCAAACTGAGTCGCGAGACTGGCGTCGACCTGTTTACATTGTGTGCCGAGGCAATCGAAACATCGACGCGTGACGGCTTCATTCAACGCCGCGGCGATCATATTTCATTGACCCCACGGGGCATCTTGTTCGCCGACTCAGTCGCATCGGAATTGCTAGGCTAA
- the ilvN gene encoding acetolactate synthase small subunit: MSKDNQRHVLSALVQNVPGVLAHISGMLASRGYNIDSLAVGETEDKHLSRMTFVVVGDDRVLEQVGKQLEKIVTVVQVLDVSSRDFVERDLLLMKIKAPAGPVRSEIRELVDIFRAKIVDVGLDELMVEISGRENKVQAFIERMRPYGITELARTGRIAMIRSDSELPRTKAASAKVVTV, encoded by the coding sequence ATGAGCAAAGACAACCAGCGACACGTGCTTAGTGCACTTGTTCAAAACGTGCCAGGCGTTCTGGCTCACATTTCCGGCATGCTTGCCTCGCGCGGATACAATATCGATTCGTTAGCGGTCGGCGAAACCGAAGACAAGCATCTTTCTCGCATGACGTTTGTCGTCGTGGGAGACGATCGCGTGCTGGAACAAGTCGGCAAACAGCTGGAAAAAATTGTCACGGTCGTGCAAGTACTCGACGTCAGCAGCCGTGATTTCGTCGAGCGTGATTTGTTGTTGATGAAAATCAAAGCACCCGCTGGACCGGTACGCAGCGAGATTCGCGAACTGGTCGATATTTTTCGAGCCAAGATCGTCGACGTGGGCCTCGATGAATTGATGGTTGAAATCAGCGGCCGCGAAAACAAAGTCCAAGCGTTCATCGAACGAATGCGGCCCTATGGAATCACGGAACTGGCTCGCACCGGTCGGATCGCGATGATTCGCAGCGATAGCGAATTGCCCCGGACCAAGGCTGCCTCGGCAAAGGTTGTCACCGTATAG
- a CDS encoding DUF1552 domain-containing protein → MSQPLSRRTMLRGAGLAIGLPLLESMTPVARSVFAATGPPSSQDETPVRMACVFFPNGAIMSDWKPTGSGDDWQLSPTLKPLEAFKSKINVISGLAHDNGRAHKDGAGDHARGGSTFLTAARPVKTSSNIKLGISVDQVAANQLVGKTTLPSIELGLVGSRNAGSCDSGYGCAYSSNVSWRSESQPMPKEVNPRMAFERMFNRGSDAARKERDFYRKSILDVVAEDAKRIMKNVGRSDQRKLDEYFSSIRDIESQIERSEQADRAAMPDLEVPFGRVEAFREHARLMYDIMAVGFQTDTTRVATLMLDSAGGSRRYSEIDIKEGHHQLSHHRNQEDQVEKLKRIDHYLVEQFEYFLKRLDSIQEGTGTLLDQSLVLYGSGLSDGNRHRHEDLPIVLAGGAGGKIRTGRYIEPKTERPMANLFLSMLDCMGTPAESIGDSTGRLEELA, encoded by the coding sequence ATGAGCCAGCCACTAAGTCGACGAACCATGCTTCGCGGCGCGGGACTTGCGATCGGTCTACCGCTGCTTGAATCGATGACTCCCGTTGCACGCAGCGTGTTTGCAGCCACCGGCCCTCCATCGTCACAGGATGAAACGCCCGTGCGAATGGCCTGTGTGTTCTTCCCCAACGGCGCGATCATGTCGGATTGGAAACCGACCGGAAGCGGCGACGATTGGCAACTCTCTCCCACGCTGAAGCCGCTCGAAGCGTTCAAGTCGAAGATCAATGTGATCTCGGGTCTGGCGCATGACAACGGCCGGGCACACAAAGACGGTGCCGGCGACCACGCCCGCGGTGGTTCCACCTTCTTGACCGCCGCGCGCCCCGTCAAGACGAGCAGCAACATCAAACTCGGCATCTCGGTCGATCAAGTCGCAGCCAACCAATTGGTCGGAAAAACAACGCTGCCATCAATCGAACTAGGGCTCGTCGGCAGCCGCAATGCAGGCAGCTGCGACAGCGGATATGGCTGTGCGTACTCGTCCAATGTCTCGTGGCGTAGCGAGTCACAACCGATGCCAAAGGAAGTCAACCCGCGAATGGCATTCGAGCGGATGTTCAATCGCGGCAGTGACGCAGCGAGAAAAGAACGCGACTTCTATCGCAAAAGTATCCTCGATGTCGTCGCCGAAGATGCCAAGCGGATCATGAAGAATGTGGGCCGGTCCGACCAACGCAAACTGGACGAATACTTCTCCAGCATCCGTGATATCGAATCCCAAATCGAACGCAGTGAACAAGCCGACCGTGCCGCAATGCCTGATCTTGAAGTCCCCTTTGGGCGAGTCGAGGCGTTCCGCGAACATGCGAGATTGATGTACGACATCATGGCGGTCGGGTTCCAAACCGACACCACACGCGTTGCCACCTTGATGCTCGATTCTGCGGGCGGGAGTCGCCGCTATTCCGAAATCGATATCAAGGAAGGGCATCACCAACTCAGTCACCATCGCAACCAAGAAGACCAAGTCGAAAAACTCAAACGAATCGACCATTACCTCGTCGAGCAATTCGAATACTTCCTGAAGCGACTGGACTCCATCCAGGAAGGCACCGGAACCCTATTGGATCAATCATTGGTGCTGTACGGCAGCGGCCTTAGCGACGGCAACCGCCACCGACACGAAGACTTGCCGATCGTGCTCGCCGGCGGCGCGGGCGGAAAGATTCGCACCGGTCGGTACATCGAGCCCAAGACCGAACGGCCGATGGCAAACCTGTTCCTCTCGATGCTCGACTGCATGGGAACGCCTGCGGAGTCGATCGGGGACAGTACCGGACGACTCGAGGAACTGGCCTAA